A segment of the Gemmatimonadota bacterium genome:
GGTGGAGGACGTATGGGAGGTTTCCGAGGCGGCATGCCGCATTAGTCGCGTCGCACTCCGTCCCGATAGGCCATAGGGAGCCGGACCATGGAGATTGGTGCAGGGGAGCCGCTGTCACGGCGGACCGCTCTACGTAACATGGGCGCTGCGGCGGCGCTGCCGCTGGTCGATGCCAGCGATTCGTCGTCCCGGCGGACGGTCGAGGGGAAGGTCGCCCTGGTCACGGGTTCGAGTAGAAATCTCGGCCGTGCGACCGTGCTCGAGCTGGCGAGGCAAGGTGCGGATGTCGTGGTGAACGGGCGGTCCAATCGGGAGGCGGCCGATGCCGTCGTACGCGAGGCCGAAGCTCTCGGTGTTAGGGCGATCGCGCTGCTGGCCGACGTCGGTGTCGAGCAGCAAGTGAATCAGATGGTGGAGCAGGCGTTGGAGCGGTTCGGCCGGATCGACATTCTGATCAACAACGCCGGCTTCCGCGGGTCGAGCTCTATCGCGGAAATGAGCACGGACGAGTGGCGGGCGGCTGCGGCCGTCAACTTCGACGGTCCATTCTTCTGCACCCGAGCTGTCGTGCCCGGCATGATCTCCAACGGGTACGGACGCATCATCACCGTGTCGGGTCTCAACTCCTTCCACGGAAGATCCAACTGGTCCCACGTGTGTGCGTCGAAAATGGGGGCGGTGGGTATGACCCGGGCGCTTGCGGTAGAGCTGGGGCCCTACGACATCACCGTAAACCACGTGGTTCCTGGAGCCTACGTGGCGCACCCGGACCTGGCCCGGATCCCACTCGGTCGTGTTGGGTTGCCTCAGGAGCTCGCGAATATGTACGCGTTCCTGTCGTCCGAAGAAGCCAGCTACATCACCGGCCAAACCTTCCACGTCAACGGTGGTGAGGTCCGATACTAGGATCGCGTGACCCTCGAAAGAATCGCTGCAGGAGGTAGAAATGACCGGACCGGACGCGAAGGGCGAGAGCAAACAGTCACGTCGTGACTTTCTTCGGAGGGCGGGGGCGACGGCGACCGGATTGGTCTTGGCGCCAACGATCTTACCGGAAGGGCTCGGTGCAGCCGCGGCGCAGCAGGCTCGCCTGAGGATCGGGGTCATCGGGTCGGGGCTGATCGGGGGGTCGGTCGCCCTTCGGTGGGCGCAGGCCGGACACGAGATCCTCTTCTCCTCCCGCCATCCAGAAGAGCTCACGGATCTGGTCGAGCGGGCCGGCCCGAGG
Coding sequences within it:
- a CDS encoding SDR family oxidoreductase; the protein is MEIGAGEPLSRRTALRNMGAAAALPLVDASDSSSRRTVEGKVALVTGSSRNLGRATVLELARQGADVVVNGRSNREAADAVVREAEALGVRAIALLADVGVEQQVNQMVEQALERFGRIDILINNAGFRGSSSIAEMSTDEWRAAAAVNFDGPFFCTRAVVPGMISNGYGRIITVSGLNSFHGRSNWSHVCASKMGAVGMTRALAVELGPYDITVNHVVPGAYVAHPDLARIPLGRVGLPQELANMYAFLSSEEASYITGQTFHVNGGEVRY